From a region of the Alkalihalobacillus sp. TS-13 genome:
- a CDS encoding twin-arginine translocase subunit TatC — translation MSREYVSVFFKWIGGFSYFLIFPAVFQFMTSFSERIGASEVYGLNQYFSFMFRLILPIGVVFELPLIIMFSTHMELITPLKLKTSRKYAYIFLLVLAPMITPPDIVSHVLVTPPLILLYEVSIVCSNMVFVKKQSYKTINLPS, via the coding sequence ATGTCCAGAGAATATGTATCTGTTTTCTTTAAATGGATTGGAGGTTTCAGTTATTTTTTGATTTTCCCGGCGGTCTTTCAATTTATGACCTCGTTCTCTGAGCGAATCGGAGCCTCAGAAGTCTATGGGCTCAATCAGTACTTTTCATTTATGTTTCGCTTGATCCTCCCGATCGGGGTGGTTTTTGAACTACCCCTGATCATCATGTTTTCCACCCACATGGAGCTCATAACACCGTTAAAATTAAAAACATCTAGAAAATACGCGTATATCTTCCTGTTGGTCCTGGCGCCGATGATCACACCGCCCGATATCGTATCACATGTCCTGGTGACACCCCCTTTGATTCTTTTGTATGAAGTCAGTATTGTTTGTTCGAACATGGTGTTTGTAAAGAAACAGAGTTATAAAACTATAAATCTTCCATCCTAA